The proteins below are encoded in one region of Ostrinia nubilalis chromosome 3, ilOstNubi1.1, whole genome shotgun sequence:
- the LOC135088128 gene encoding transcription factor Sp2-like yields the protein MSSESSKIQVEYINEDKSIKQEGSGTQSPLALLAATCSRLGAASMGPEQQAQDQDKQHYSPQHQQQAQQQQQQAQQQQQQQQAQQQAQQQQQAQQQAQQQAQQQQAQQQAQQQAQQQAQLIQQQVQGDAATIAAIQQQYLQQQQQQPQVRVISSAVVQQLRAQGLSGNELSAAIVNAANSVPNGIQVQQPQVISMQQLQSILGGGVVSSDGTTYQNSPQQLLQIHPQLLQQQAGGIYGSCLVGGVGGVGGVGGVAPMQAVTVDGQEALFIPAQHAQNFSGMGQVSLVNGQLVRALPAGFLQNVMHLPAEQQATVNIPGTNLSIPLSALTGNQMITIPGSNIAIPAGIQIPTSQAISIPSSTGVQMQQQDKADSKEQKDATSPDPQGAGVAVRGVGGVGSVGSVGMVPVQVPVSVAGGHTVYQTVHVPMHAPHHLQLIPHAHQMQQPQIANVLTPSGQIQQIQIASLANVQQNGGTQAAASAAPTPATITLQVPTLGVGGVGGGVQLVPALGLPGVQLAQLHQPQPQPQPVIGQQIQQDPNEPGKWQVVTVSTASNNSNNNSGNNSGTECEASKQRASSPSGNKRLMKRVACTCPNCDLGENNNSNNNSGNNSGTECEASKQRASSPSGNKRLMKRVVTVSTASNNSNNNSGNNSGTECEASKQRASSPSGNKRLMKRVACTCPNCDLGENRLVDRKKQHVCHIAGCNKVYGKTSHLRAHLRWHSGERPFLCNWLFCGKRFTRSDELQRHRRTHTGEKRFECPECSKRFMRSDHLAKHVRIHTKNRITVCARYTHITS from the exons GTCCACAGCATCAACAACAGGcccaacaacaacaacaacaggcACAACAACAACAGCAACAACAACAGGCTCAACAGCAGGCTCAGCAACAGCAACAAGCTCAGCAACAGGCCCAGCAACAAGCCCAGCAACAACAAGCCCAACAACAGGCGCAACAACAAGCCCAGCAACAGGCACAGTTGATACAGCAGCAAGTCCAAGGAGATGCGGCGACGATAGCGGCGATACAACAACAATATTTGCAACAACAACAGCAACAGCCGCAAGTAAGGGTCATCAGCTCGGCTGTCGTGCAGCAGTTGAGGGCCCAAGGTCTATCA GGCAACGAATTATCAGCAGCCATTGTGAACGCAGCCAACTCAGTACCAAATGGCATTCAGGTTCAACAACCTCAG GTCATATCAATGCAGCAATTGCAGTCGATATTAGGAGGCGGTGTGGTGTCGAGCGATGGCACCACATACCAAAACTCGCCGCAGCAGCTGTTACAGATACACCCGCAACTGTTACAG CAACAAGCGGGAGGCATCTACGGCAGTTGCTTGGTGGGTGGCGTAGGCGGCGTGGGAGGCGTAGGAGGCGTGGCGCCCATGCAGGCCGTCACTGTAGACGGACAGGAGGCTTTGTTCATCCCTGCACAGCATGCACAG AACTTCTCCGGCATGGGGCAAGTGAGCCTAGTCAACGGACAACTGGTGCGGGCGCTGCCGGCCGGCTTCCTGCAGAACGTCATGCATCTACCCGCCG AGCAACAGGCGACGGTCAACATCCCGGGCACTAACCTCTCGATCCCATTAAGCGCTTTGACCGGGAACCAGATGATCACGATCCCGGGGTCCAATATTGCGATCCCGGCCGGGATTCAGATCCCGACGAGTCAGGCTATCTCGATCCCGAGCTCCACGGGCGTGCAGATGCAGCAGCAAGACAAGGCCGACTCTAAGGAGCAGAAGGACGCCACCAGCCCCGATCCACAAG GCGCAGGCGTGGCCGTACGTGGCGTGGGCGGCGTGGGAAGCGTGGGCAGCGTGGGCATGGTGCCGGTGCAAGTGCCGGTGAGCGTGGCTGGCGGCCATACTGTGTACCAGACCGTGCACGTGCCTATGCACGCGCCGCACCATCTGCAGCTGATACCTCACGCGCACCAG ATGCAACAACCCCAGATTGCCAACGTGTTGACGCCGTCAGGTCAAATTCAACAGATACAAATAGCGTCATTAGCAAATGTTCAG CAAAACGGAGGCACGCAGGCCGCCGCCAGTGCCGCACCCACGCCTGCGACCATCACTCTGCAG GTCCCAACGCTGGGTGTGGGCGGCGTGGGCGGAGGGGTGCAATTGGTCCCAGCGCTGGGACTCCCTGGGGTGCAGTTGGCTCAACTTCATCAACCTCAACCGCAGCCGCAGCCTGTTATAG GCCAACAAATCCAGCAAGACCCCAACGAGCCGGGCAAGTGGCAGGTGGTCACCGTGAGCACGGCTAGCAACAACAGCAACAACAATTCGGGCAACAACTCCGGGACGGAATGCGAGGCCAGCAAGCAGCGCGCCTCCAGTCCTTCTGGCAACAAGCGGCTCATGAAGCGGGTGGCGTGCACGTGCCCTAACTGCGACTTGGGAGAGAA CAACAACAGCAACAACAATTCGGGCAACAACTCGGGGACGGAATGCGAGGCCAGCAAGCAGCGCGCCTCCAGTCCTTCTGGCAACAAGCGGCTCATGAAGCGG GTGGTCACCGTGAGCACGGCTAGCAACAACAGCAACAACAATTCGGGCAACAACTCGGGGACGGAATGCGAGGCCAGCAAGCAGCGCGCCTCCAGTCCTTCTGGCAACAAGCGGCTCATGAAGCGGGTGGCGTGCACGTGCCCTAACTGCGACTTGGGAGAGAA CCGCCTGGTAGACCGCAAGAAACAACACGTGTGTCACATCGCGGGCTGCAACAAGGTGTACGGCAAGACGTCCCATCTGCGTGCGCATCTACGTTGGCATTCGGGCGAGCGCCCTTTCCTCTGTAACTGGCTGTTCTGTGGAAAGAG GTTCACCCGTTCCGACGAGCTCCAAAGGCATAGACGCACGCATACCGGCGAGAAACGCTTCGAGTGTCCCGAGTGCAGCAAGCGGTTCATGCGCTCCGACCACCTGGCCAAGCACGTGCGAATACACACCAAGAACCGCATCACGGTATGTGCACGATACACACACATCACTAGCTGA